GCCGGCCGCTAAGGATTTCGTCCTGGAGACCCTCGTATGTTGAAGCGTGTTTTCGTGCTGTTGATGGGCCTTGTGACCGTGACCGCCTGCGGCGCCGCGGAAGAAAAAGCCGCCGCCAAGACCGACTGGAAGGCCGAGACCCACTACTTCGTGATCGATCCGCCGGTGGCGACGACCTCGGGCGCCAAGGTCGAGGTGGTCGAAGTGTTCTCCTACGCCTGCCCGCACTGCGCGCACTTCCAGCAGCAGGCCGACGAGATCAAGGCCAAGCTGCCCAAGGATGCGCAGTTCAGCTACATCCCGGCGATCTTCAATCCCAGCTGGGTGCCGTACGCCCGCGCGTACTACGCCGCCGAATCGCTGGGCATCCTCGACAAGACCCACCAGGCCCTGTTCGATGCGCTCCACCGTGACCGCAAGCCGATGGCCTCGATGGAAGACATCGCCCAGTTCTACGGCCAGCTCGGCGCCGATCCGAAGGCCGTGCTCGCCACTGCCGACTCCTTCGTCGTCGAAGGCCGCATCACCAAGGACCAGGAACGCGTCCGCCAGTACAAGATCGACGGCACGCCCTCGATCGTGGTCAACGGCAAGTACCGCGTGACCGCCGCTGCGGCCGGCGGCTACGCCGAGATGGTCGAGCTGGTGCTGTGGCTGGTCGACAAGGAACTGGCCGCCAGGAAGGGCGGCAAGTAAGCCCGTCCAACCGCGGCGCCCATCGGGCGCCGCGGTTGACCAGATGTTACGACCCGCGCTTGCGGGTCGGCGCGCCACCGGACTAGGCTCCGCGCATGGCCCTCTCGACCGAAGCGGCACCCGCAAGCAAGGACAACGGCCGGTTGCGGCTTCTGAGTTGCAACATCGTCGCGGGCGCGAGCGTGGGCCGTTACCGGGACTACGTCACCCGCAGCTGGCTGCCTCACCCCGGCAAACGCGCCAATCTCGAGGCGCTGGCCCGCTCCCTGAGCGAATTCGACGTGGTCGGCCTGCAGGAGGCCGATGCCGGCACCCTGCGCTCGGGCTTCCTCAACCAGACCCAGTACATCGCCGAGGCGGCGGGCTTCCCCTACTGGAGCCACCAGCCCAACCGGCGCGTCTCGCGCCTGGCCCAGTCGGCCAACGGGCTGATCAGCCGCATCGAACCCAACGAAGTGATCGACCATCCCCTGCCCGGCCGCATCCCGGGCCGCGGTGCGCTGCTGGCGCGCTTCGGCGAGGGCCGCGACGCGCTGTGCGTGGTCATCTCGCACCTGTCGCTCGGCCCCGAGGCGCGCATGCGCCAGCTCGGCTTCATCGCCGAACTGCTGCAGGACGTTCCCTATGCCGTACTGATGGGTGATCTCAACTGCGCCGCCGACAGTGTCGAGCTGCGCGAGCTCTACCGGCGCACACGGCTGACCCCGCCCATAGCACCCCCACCGACCTTCCCCAGCTGGCGTCCGCGCCGCGCGATCGACCACATCCTCGTGACCGAGGAACTGGAAGTCGACAGCGTGTGGACCCTGCCCCAGGCCTTCTCCGACCATTTGCCGGTCGCGGCCAGCGTGCGTCTGCCCAGCGGGTTGCAGCAGGGATTGCGGCGCGCCGCCTGACTGTCAGATCTGACAGGTTTTTTAGCGGAAATCGTCCTGCATCGCCGCGCGGCAGCGCCGGCCGGACGCGCCCCAGGGTGCGCCGGATCGCTCCGGCGCTTCCCCCGGGTCTTACGGATCACTCACCGACTGGTCATTTCCTGAACCAGATCGCGATTGCTGATACGCAGGCGGACCAGCGCATCGGCGCGCTGCTTGAGCGCATCGCGCAGTGCTACGTCAAGCAGAGCATACGGATCAACCGCCTTGGCCCGCGCCTCTTCCAATGCCTTGCGCTGGTCGGCGCGCTGCTTGGCCGAAAGTCCGGTCTGGTGCAGCTGCTCCATCTGCGCATTGAGCTGGTCGATGTACTCGCCCAGGACGAGGATGTCACCGAAGCGGCGCTTGATATCGCGATAGTGACGCAATTCCACATTGAGCGCTTTTGCCGCATTGCGCTCATATTGCCTTGTCAGCACCGGCTGCAAAGCGGAACTTTCCGACACATCATCACGGGCTTCGCGCGCAGCCATCAATCGCTGCTGGGCAAGGCGCAAAGCGTCGATTTCCAGCTGCAATCCGCGCTGGTAGAGGTCAAGGTCGGTGACGGCTAGGGCCGCTTCCGTGGCGGCGGAGGAGGCCGGCGTCTTGTCCGAGGACGTCGGGGCCTGCGCTGTGGCCAGCAGCGGGAAGGAGCACGCAAAGGCCAGGAGAGACAACTGCAGCTTATTCGGTCGCATAACGACCTCCGCACTGTCGGGGGAAAACCTGCACGTTCAAATTAGCACAAACGGCAACCTGTGAAGCTGAAAAGTTTTGTAGCCCACCGCACCCGCGACGCATTTCGGCGCGCCCGGAAAAGCGCCGGTGGCGCTGCATCGCGACCCCATGACGGAAGTCATGGCCGGTCGGAAGCCGCTTACGCATCGCATCCCTTCGCGCACGGATATGGGATTCTGTCATGACGGATTCAACCGCAAGCGCAAGGGTTCTGCCCTAGATTGGTGCGGCGCCGCATTGACTTCCGAGCATTTCCACCGTACCAAAGCAGGTCGCGCTGACTCGCCAGCGCGACTCTCACCACTTGGCATCTGCTCGGGGGTTTTCATGTTGCGTAGTCCGAAATATTCGGTGCTCACAGCGTCCGTTGTACTGGCGCTTGGAGCAGTAACACCGTCCGTGAATGCAGGAATTGGGCCCAGTCCACAGGTCGCCACCGTCGCGCCCTTGGCAGAGGATTCGTTGATCGATGCCGAAGGTATGGCGAGCGTCATCATCGTGCTTAACGGTGATCCCGCTGTCTTCGACTATGCGCAGGCGCTGCAGCGCGCCGGTGGTGGCGTCCTCGCACAGAGCGCGGCCGGTGCCGCATCCCGCGCCGCAGCCGCACGCATCAAATCACAGCAGAGCGAATTCTCGACCCGGCTCTTGGCCAGTGGCGTACGCGCCACCGAGCTGTTCCGCGTCGGTCGCGTGCTGAACGGCATCGCCGTTCGCATGCCCGTGTCGGAAATGGACACCGTGCGAAAAATGGCCGGCGTGAAGCGCGTGGAGTTCCTTCCGCGTCACACCCTGACTCACCAGACCAGCGTGCCGTTCCTCGGATCGCCGGTGCTATGGGAAGGCACCCCGGTAAACGTGGCCGGCGTGAAGGGCGAAGGCATTCGCATCGGCATCATCGATACGGGCCTTGACTACCAGCACCCGGATTTCGGCGGAACGGGCCTTCTGGCCGATTACCAGGCTAACGACCGCACCATCATCACCGACCAGATCGGCGGCAATCCGATCTTCCCGACCGCCAAAGTCATCGGCGGTATCGACCTCGTCGGCGACGCCTACACCGGCAGCAACACCCCGGCACCCGATCCGGATCCGATGGACTGCAACGGCCACGGTACCCACGTGGCGGGCAGTGCCGCCGGCTTCGGCGTCACCATGGCCAACGCCGCCTACGGCGGCCCGTGGGATACCACAGCTGATTTCGCCGGCATGAAGATCGGCCCGGGCGTCGCGCCGCGCGCCAGCCTCTACGGCATCCGTGTCTTCGGTTGCGGCGGCAGTACCAACGTCACCGTCGAGGCCATCGACCATGCCACCGACCCGAACAATGACGATGACCTGTCCGATCGGCTGGACGTCATCAACATGTCGCTCGGTTCCAACTTCGGCCTGCCCTGGGACGCCAGCGCCGAGGCTTCGGACAACGCGACACTGTCCGGCATGATCGTGGTCACGTCCGCGGGCAACGCAGCGGACACCTACTTCATCAGCGGTAGCCCCGGCTCAGGCCGCAAGGTCATCGCCACTGCCAACTCGGTGGACCCGGGCGTGGCTGGCCCTCTGTTTGTCAACGCCCCCGCAGGGATTGCCGGTTACAAGATCGTGGGCAGCGCGTCGTTCGGCACCGCCCCTCCGCCCAGCGGCCTCACGGCAGACGTCGTTGCCGTGGATGACGCGTCCACCGCGACCGAACCACCCGGCGGTACCGGCACGCTCACCGACGGCTGCCAGACGCCGTTTACGAACGCCGCGGCTGTAGCCGGCAAGATCGCCTTCATTGATCGCGGCAGCTGCCCGTTCAAGCGCAAGGCGTACAACGCGCAGTTGAATGGCGCGGTCGGCGTGATCATCGGCAACGTCGCGACCAGCAACGCGCCGAATACGCCGCCCGGCATGGCGGATGATGCGACGATTCCCGCCGTCACCATCCCGGCAGTCTCGGTCGCGCTCGCGGACGCCAACGCCTTCCGCACCGCCATCGCTGGCGGCACCGTCAATGCGACGCTCAACCAGGGCACCGACACGATCAGCGCTTCGACCTCGCGCGGACCGGGCGGCATCGCCGGTGCGCACTACCAGAAGCCGGACCTCGCGGCCCCGGGCACCAGCATCACCTCGGCACAGACCGGCGTGACCTGCACCGCCGCCGCGCAGGGCTGCCAGACGCCGAACGCAACGGGTTACATCGCCCTTGGTGCACCGTTGGTGCTCAGCGGTACCTCGATGGCCTCGCCGCATGCAGCCGGCCTCGCTGCGCTGGTGCGCCAGCAGAACCCGACAGCCAGCACCGACCAGATCAAGGCCATCCTCACCAGCTCGTCCTCGCACGATCTCTCGGTGGCACCGGCCGGTGCCGTGGCCACGTACTCGGCCAACCGCGTGGGCGTGGGCCGCATCGATGTACCCGATGCGGGCACCAACATCATCACGGCCGTCGATGACCTGGATCCATCCAATGCCGCTGTCACGTTCAATGTCGACGTAAAGGGCACCACGACGGTCAGCCGCAACGTGCGTCTGCAGAACCGCACCGCGTTCATCCAGAACGTGACCCTGGCGCTGGACACCAATACCGACTCGCCGGGCGTGGCGTTCGCCCTGACGGGCTCGACCACGGTCGCGATTCCGGCCGGGGGCAGCGTGCTGGTGCCTGTGCAGATGAGCGCGGATGCCGCCCAGATGGATCGCTACCTGGATCCCTCTATGGCGTCGACGCAGTCCCAGGGCGCCCCGGCTTCGCTGGCCAACCTCGGACCGCTGCCGCGTCACTTCCTGTCGGAAGAGTCGGCCAACCTGATCGTCAGCAAGACCGGCAACGAAGTGGCCCGCGTCGCGATCAACATGGCCCACCGTCCGCACTCGGACATGGCCGCGCCGGACACCAATCCGCCGGGCTCGCCGACTGCGGGTGTCGTTGCACTGCCGCTGACTGGCCAGGATGTCTGCACCGGTACGCCAGGCGCCACCTGTACGGGCAACTTCGGCACGACGGATCACGTCTCGCTGGTGTCGCCGTTCGAACTACAGGTGACCAACGCGCAGGACAACAACCTCGAGGGCTACCAGAACGTCAAGTACGTGGGCGTCAATTACGACGCCACCAACAGCGCCTACCTGTTCGGTATCG
This genomic stretch from Tahibacter amnicola harbors:
- a CDS encoding thiol:disulfide interchange protein DsbA/DsbL, with the protein product MLKRVFVLLMGLVTVTACGAAEEKAAAKTDWKAETHYFVIDPPVATTSGAKVEVVEVFSYACPHCAHFQQQADEIKAKLPKDAQFSYIPAIFNPSWVPYARAYYAAESLGILDKTHQALFDALHRDRKPMASMEDIAQFYGQLGADPKAVLATADSFVVEGRITKDQERVRQYKIDGTPSIVVNGKYRVTAAAAGGYAEMVELVLWLVDKELAARKGGK
- a CDS encoding endonuclease/exonuclease/phosphatase family protein; the protein is MALSTEAAPASKDNGRLRLLSCNIVAGASVGRYRDYVTRSWLPHPGKRANLEALARSLSEFDVVGLQEADAGTLRSGFLNQTQYIAEAAGFPYWSHQPNRRVSRLAQSANGLISRIEPNEVIDHPLPGRIPGRGALLARFGEGRDALCVVISHLSLGPEARMRQLGFIAELLQDVPYAVLMGDLNCAADSVELRELYRRTRLTPPIAPPPTFPSWRPRRAIDHILVTEELEVDSVWTLPQAFSDHLPVAASVRLPSGLQQGLRRAA
- a CDS encoding S8 family serine peptidase, coding for MNAGIGPSPQVATVAPLAEDSLIDAEGMASVIIVLNGDPAVFDYAQALQRAGGGVLAQSAAGAASRAAAARIKSQQSEFSTRLLASGVRATELFRVGRVLNGIAVRMPVSEMDTVRKMAGVKRVEFLPRHTLTHQTSVPFLGSPVLWEGTPVNVAGVKGEGIRIGIIDTGLDYQHPDFGGTGLLADYQANDRTIITDQIGGNPIFPTAKVIGGIDLVGDAYTGSNTPAPDPDPMDCNGHGTHVAGSAAGFGVTMANAAYGGPWDTTADFAGMKIGPGVAPRASLYGIRVFGCGGSTNVTVEAIDHATDPNNDDDLSDRLDVINMSLGSNFGLPWDASAEASDNATLSGMIVVTSAGNAADTYFISGSPGSGRKVIATANSVDPGVAGPLFVNAPAGIAGYKIVGSASFGTAPPPSGLTADVVAVDDASTATEPPGGTGTLTDGCQTPFTNAAAVAGKIAFIDRGSCPFKRKAYNAQLNGAVGVIIGNVATSNAPNTPPGMADDATIPAVTIPAVSVALADANAFRTAIAGGTVNATLNQGTDTISASTSRGPGGIAGAHYQKPDLAAPGTSITSAQTGVTCTAAAQGCQTPNATGYIALGAPLVLSGTSMASPHAAGLAALVRQQNPTASTDQIKAILTSSSSHDLSVAPAGAVATYSANRVGVGRIDVPDAGTNIITAVDDLDPSNAAVTFNVDVKGTTTVSRNVRLQNRTAFIQNVTLALDTNTDSPGVAFALTGSTTVAIPAGGSVLVPVQMSADAAQMDRYLDPSMASTQSQGAPASLANLGPLPRHFLSEESANLIVSKTGNEVARVAINMAHRPHSDMAAPDTNPPGSPTAGVVALPLTGQDVCTGTPGATCTGNFGTTDHVSLVSPFELQVTNAQDNNLEGYQNVKYVGVNYDATNSAYLFGIATYGPWGTPTHSSFSICVDNNEDGNFDRVIFNTNLGNLARLFGQNVSGQDVFMNAVLTPPSSVSFAGPTGFVNMQSAAQIDSAVLDNNVLVLGATASQLGLTAGDTNFRYAVAVCPGFASNCVTLATPNQCTGSVASVPGVYTYNSATPGITTSGGAGGLPILLQDLNGSTLNVTYNEANMQANGSTGLLLLHHHNSPSNSAQVVIMDSIFADGFDD